From the genome of Winogradskyella forsetii, one region includes:
- a CDS encoding PLP-dependent cysteine synthase family protein — translation MDYAENILGTIGNTPLVKMNKLVEDLPCLVLSKYETFNPGNSVKDRMAVQMIEDAEADGRLKPGGTIIEGTSGNTGMGLALAAIVKGYKCIFVISDKQSKEKMDILRAVGAEVVVCPTDVEPTDPRSYYSVSKRLGQETPNSWYVNQYDNLSNTKAHYQSTGPEIWKQTDGKITHFVVGVGTGGTISGVGKYLKEQNPNIKVWGIDTYGSVFKKYHETGIFDEKEIYPYVTEGIGEDILPENVNFEIIDGFTKVTDKDAAVYTQKLAKEEGMFLGNSAGAAIKGVLQLKEHFKPNDVVVVLFHDHGSRYVGKMFNDDWMREKGYID, via the coding sequence ATGGATTACGCAGAAAATATATTAGGTACAATAGGAAACACACCATTGGTTAAAATGAACAAACTAGTGGAAGACTTACCTTGTTTAGTACTCTCAAAATACGAAACTTTTAACCCAGGAAATTCCGTTAAGGATCGAATGGCAGTGCAGATGATTGAGGATGCAGAAGCTGATGGTCGTCTAAAACCTGGAGGCACCATTATTGAAGGCACCTCAGGAAACACAGGAATGGGATTAGCACTTGCAGCAATTGTGAAAGGCTACAAGTGCATTTTTGTAATTAGCGATAAACAGTCTAAAGAAAAAATGGACATTCTTAGAGCAGTAGGCGCCGAGGTAGTGGTGTGTCCAACTGATGTGGAACCAACCGATCCGCGCAGTTATTATTCCGTTTCAAAACGATTAGGGCAAGAAACACCAAACTCCTGGTATGTTAATCAATACGACAATCTGAGTAACACCAAAGCCCATTATCAAAGTACAGGCCCTGAAATCTGGAAACAAACCGATGGTAAAATCACGCATTTTGTGGTTGGTGTGGGTACAGGTGGTACTATTTCTGGTGTTGGAAAATACCTAAAGGAACAAAACCCAAATATTAAGGTTTGGGGCATTGATACCTATGGTTCTGTATTTAAGAAATATCACGAAACAGGGATTTTCGATGAAAAGGAAATCTATCCTTATGTAACTGAAGGTATTGGTGAAGATATTCTACCAGAAAACGTTAATTTTGAAATCATAGATGGTTTTACCAAAGTTACCGATAAAGATGCTGCGGTTTACACCCAAAAATTAGCCAAGGAAGAAGGCATGTTTTTGGGGAATTCTGCAGGAGCAGCCATAAAAGGCGTACTGCAATTAAAAGAACATTTTAAACCCAACGATGTCGTCGTGGTTTTATTTCACGATCATGGCAGCCGTTATGTGGGCAAAATGTTTAATGATGATTGGATGCGTGAGAAGGGTTATATTGACTAA